In Cervus elaphus chromosome 31, mCerEla1.1, whole genome shotgun sequence, one DNA window encodes the following:
- the C31H3orf38 gene encoding uncharacterized protein C3orf38 homolog isoform X2 — MTGLSYTEMEGCRNLLSLLDNDEIMALCDTITNRLVQPEDRQDAIRAILVYSQSVEELLRRRKVHREIIFKYLATQGVIIPPATEKHNLIQHAKDYWKNQLQPKLKETPEPVKTEDIRLFEQEKEEKKAEKVDFRRLGEEFCQWFFELLNSQNPLLGPPQDEWGPQHFWHDVKLRFYYNTSEQNVIDYHGAEIVSLRLLSLVKEEYLFLSPNLDSHGLKCAASPHGLVMVGVAGTVHRGNTCLGIFEQIFGLIRCPFVENTWKIKFINLRIIGESSLAPGRLMKPAITFEPSDLEAFYNVNTLCGPVKYNSM, encoded by the exons ATGACGGGGCTCAGCTACACGGAGATGGAGGGCTGTCGTAACCTGCTCAGCCTATTGGACAACGACGAGATCATGGCCCTATGCGACACTATCACCAACCGTCTGGTGCAGCCTGAGGACCGTCAAG ATGCCATTCGTGCAATATTAGTCTACAGTCAAAGTGTAGAAGAACTTTTGAGGCGAAGAAAAGTCCACCGAGAAATCATATTTAAGTATTTGGCAACACAGGGTGTTATTATACCTCCAGCTACTGAAAAACACAATCTTATTCAGCATGCAaaggattactggaaaaaccagttacAACCAAAATTGAAGGAAACACCAGAGCCAGTTAAGACAGAGGACATTAGACTCTTTGAACAG gagaaagaagaaaaaaaggccgAAAAGGTTGATTTTCGTCGATTAGGTGAAGAATTCTGTCAGTGGTTCTTTGAACTTCTGAATTCTCAGAATCCTCTTCTGGGACCACCTCAAGATGAGTGGGGGCCACAGCACTTCTGGCACGATGTCAAGCTTAGGTTTTATTACAACACATCTGAACAAAATGTGATAGACTACCATGGAGCAGAAATTGTGAGCCTTCGTCTGCTGTCACTAGTGAAAGAGGAATATCTTTTCCTCAGTCCCAACCTAGATTCCCATGGACTAAAATGTGCTGCTTCTCCCCACGGTCTCGTTATGGTTGGAGTTGCTGGGACTGTCCACCGAGGAAACACTTGTTTGGGCATTTTTGAACAAATTTTTGGACTCATCCGCTGCCCTTTTGTGGAGAatacttggaaaataaaatttatcaaccTGAGAATTATAGGAGAGAGTTCCCTTGCTCCTGGAAGATTAATGAAACCGGCTATTACATTTGAACCAAGTGACCTGGAAGCCTTTTATAATGTAAACACTTTATGTGGTCCGGTGAAGTACAACTCCATGTAA
- the C31H3orf38 gene encoding uncharacterized protein C3orf38 homolog isoform X1, which produces MTGLSYTEMEGCRNLLSLLDNDEIMALCDTITNRLVQPEDRQDAIRAILVYSQSVEELLRRRKVHREIIFKYLATQGVIIPPATEKHNLIQHAKDYWKNQLQPKLKETPEPVKTEDIRLFEQQEKEEKKAEKVDFRRLGEEFCQWFFELLNSQNPLLGPPQDEWGPQHFWHDVKLRFYYNTSEQNVIDYHGAEIVSLRLLSLVKEEYLFLSPNLDSHGLKCAASPHGLVMVGVAGTVHRGNTCLGIFEQIFGLIRCPFVENTWKIKFINLRIIGESSLAPGRLMKPAITFEPSDLEAFYNVNTLCGPVKYNSM; this is translated from the exons ATGACGGGGCTCAGCTACACGGAGATGGAGGGCTGTCGTAACCTGCTCAGCCTATTGGACAACGACGAGATCATGGCCCTATGCGACACTATCACCAACCGTCTGGTGCAGCCTGAGGACCGTCAAG ATGCCATTCGTGCAATATTAGTCTACAGTCAAAGTGTAGAAGAACTTTTGAGGCGAAGAAAAGTCCACCGAGAAATCATATTTAAGTATTTGGCAACACAGGGTGTTATTATACCTCCAGCTACTGAAAAACACAATCTTATTCAGCATGCAaaggattactggaaaaaccagttacAACCAAAATTGAAGGAAACACCAGAGCCAGTTAAGACAGAGGACATTAGACTCTTTGAACAG caggagaaagaagaaaaaaaggccgAAAAGGTTGATTTTCGTCGATTAGGTGAAGAATTCTGTCAGTGGTTCTTTGAACTTCTGAATTCTCAGAATCCTCTTCTGGGACCACCTCAAGATGAGTGGGGGCCACAGCACTTCTGGCACGATGTCAAGCTTAGGTTTTATTACAACACATCTGAACAAAATGTGATAGACTACCATGGAGCAGAAATTGTGAGCCTTCGTCTGCTGTCACTAGTGAAAGAGGAATATCTTTTCCTCAGTCCCAACCTAGATTCCCATGGACTAAAATGTGCTGCTTCTCCCCACGGTCTCGTTATGGTTGGAGTTGCTGGGACTGTCCACCGAGGAAACACTTGTTTGGGCATTTTTGAACAAATTTTTGGACTCATCCGCTGCCCTTTTGTGGAGAatacttggaaaataaaatttatcaaccTGAGAATTATAGGAGAGAGTTCCCTTGCTCCTGGAAGATTAATGAAACCGGCTATTACATTTGAACCAAGTGACCTGGAAGCCTTTTATAATGTAAACACTTTATGTGGTCCGGTGAAGTACAACTCCATGTAA